CCGCATCGTCCAGTGTAAGGGCATTCGTGTTCACCATCTCCGGCCCCTGGGCAGCCAATCCCAGGCGCGCGCCCCCGGCGACCAGCACCGCCAGGGCAGACCACCGACACCATCTCAAAATCAATTTTCTCTTCATAACTCGACAAAAACGGACACAACAAACCGACCACAAAGCCGACAGGGGAAAACGCGGGGTGCAGGCACACCGCAGCCATCAGAAGAATCCCGGACAGGAAGTGTCAGCCAAAACGACCCGAACGGGACCGCTTAGGCGAGGGGGGAAGGAGCGCGCGGCGGCAGCGCCGTGCGATAGGAGAATTGCCAGACCCGTGGAAGCTCTGGCGGGGGTTTGCCGGCAACGAATGCGTGGCACTCCAGCGCCGGCAACGGCACCTCGATGGCCACGCTTAGAACCGCCAGAATGAACAGCGGTTGCGGGGCGGAAGCATTCTGTTCCTCAGCCCGGTAATTCTCGTTCTCAACGGCGCACTCATCGCTCTCACAGTCCTGCGAGGCTGGAGGTGCCGAATCTACGAAGCAGCAGGTCTTTAGAAAACCGAAGCCCGGCACGCCCTCCAAGACGCAATGCATCGAGGCCAGCCCATACAGGGCCAGCATCAGCATCGCAAGAGTTCTGGTGAGCTTGCTCACGCGCAATAGACTACACATCGGCAAGAACTGTTCAAACTAAATTTATTACCATCCCTCATCGCTCCTGTTTCTCCGCCTCATGGGCAGCTCCTTTTGCTTTTAGGGTGTGTTTGCGCCCGTTTCCTCTCCGATTGGAGTTCTCCGTCCTTCCTGACCTCTGGCCACGGTTCTCTGGCCTCTGCCGGTTGGGCTGGCGCAACCACGAGTCAGTTGCTCATAGCCCTATGGCCGGGCAGGCCATCCGCTTCCGCCTGAAAGGTTGGATGGCGGAAGCTCCCCGCGCCTTTGTGGCTGGCGCGGCTGGCTCCGTGTCGCCGGCCCCTTCGGCACCTGTGCCCCGGCGGCAACGGCTTCTCCGGGGTCCGCCGCCACCTTCGCCCAGATTCCCGCGTCCGCCGTCGCCTTCGTGGCCGGGTGGCTGGCGTCAACGGCCACTCCGGCGCTCGCCGTCCGCTCTCCTCTTTGGCTGCCGGTGGCCCCTCCGGGCTGGCTGGTGCTTGGTGGCCCGTGCGGTTCGCACCCAACAGCCCTGCCGGGGCGCACCGTCTGCCCGCCGTAGCTTGGCGAAGGCGGGTCACGCCGCCGCCGTCTTGGGCAAAGGCACCACTTTCGCCAACCGCTCGGCCTCAGCCTTTCGTGCCGCCTCAGCCTTTTCCTTATCCAGCTTCGCCCTGGCCGCCTTCACCGCTGCCGGGGTCACCCCAAACCACGCATCTGCCGCTTTCTCCGTCACCAGCTCGCGGTAGTGCTTGAAGATCATGTCCGGACTGTTCCCCGCTTCCATGGCGACCTCGTTCACATTCTTGTTCTTGGCCACCCGGTAGGAAATAAACGAATGCCGCAGCGCGTTGTGTTTCCACGGCACCCCGCTTTCCCGGCTCGCCTCCCGCATCACATCGAACAGCAACGGTTCCGAGTGCGGCCACACCGGGCCGGACTTCTGCGCCACGTCCTTCAGGAATAGCGCCAGGTTGTCCGCAATCGGCACCAGCCGGCGCGACCGCGTCTTCGCCTTGCCCTTCTTGATCTCGATCAGCTTGCTTTCCAGGTTCACTTCCGCCCAGTCCAGCCGGCAGACTTCCGCCGTGCGGATGCCCGCAAACGCCCCAAGGGCCAGCGCCGGCAGCGCTTCCGGCCTCACCGCGGCCAGAATCCTGGTGATCTCTTCCGCCGTGAAAATCTCGATGTCGAACTCGTCCTCCTCCGCCTGGTCCACTTCATCCATGACCGCGAAATCGCGCGGCACATACTTCTGCTTTTTCGCAAACTCCAGCAGCACGTTGATGGCTTGCAAGTAATTGTTCTTGGTCCGCCCGCTGACCGGTTTCGGGGCCGGGGCGTCCTTCTTGTCCGTCGGGCGCCCTTTCACACCCCGAATCTCATGCACGAACCGGTTGATCTCATCGGCCGTCACCAGGCTGATGAGGTGCCCGTTGAAATGCCCGGCCACCTTTTCCAGCTTCTTGCGCAGGTCATACAGGTAGCGCTCGCTCACCGTCTTGCCCTTGCCCTTGATGCGCGTGGCCATGCCCGCTTCCTTGGCGGCCAGGAACTCCGTCACCACATCCTGGACCGTCTTGGGTGAAATCTTCTCCTCATGGCGTTTGGCGTAGTAGCGGGCGGCTTCGAGCACCGGCACGCCGCCGAGAATGGCGAACGCGGCGGCATACTCCTTGGTGGCGGACTCCAGGCTCACGCCGGTAGGCTTCAGGTTCTCCAGGGAGGCGAGGTAAGCCTTGCAGTCCTGGCTGGTCATCACCGTGGCGTCGAACTCGCCGCTCTTCAGACTGCGGACGACCTGCTTGCCCCGTGCGATGGCATCATCGAGGTTGCCGAAGTTCTCTTTGGTGAACCTCCCGTCCTGGTAATAGGCGAGCGTGAAAAGGTCGTATTTTCCTTTGATGACACCCTTGTAGATCTTTGCGGTGACACCCCCCTCTTCGAGCAGCTTTGGAAAACCTTCGGAAATTTTCATGAAAGAAATCTTTCCTGAATCTTTCCTGAAAGTCAACAACTATCTCACTTTCCTAACAAAAATATGGTGCGCATAGCAGGACTTGAACCTGCACGGGTTGCCCCACTACCACCTCAAAGTAGCGCGTCTGCCAATTCCGCCATATGCGCACCCGTCGCCAGAAAATATCCTCATGGCGGGGGTTTTGTGCAAGTGGTTTTTTGTGGTGGGAAGGCCATAGCCGCAGGGGGCCATGCGTTCCCGCTTGCGCGGGCCGCGGGGTTGACGTAGGGTCAAGGTCAGTTGCGCATGAAAGTTTATATTGATGGGAAATATTACAGTGAGAAGGACGCCAAGATCAGCGTCTTTGATCATGGCTTGTTGTATGGCGACGGGGTTTTCGAGGGCATTCGGGCTTATCATGGCCGGGTGTTCAAATTGAAGGAGCATATCGAGCGCCTCTATTGGTCGGCCAAGGCGATTTTGCTGGACATTCCCCTGACGCCGGCCGAGATGACCGAGGCGGTGCTGGCCACCTGCCGCAAGAACAACTGCCGCGATGGCTACATTCGGCTGGTGGTGACACGCGGGGTGGGAACGCTGGGCTTGAATCCCAACCGCTGCAAGCGGCCGTCGGTCATCATCATTGCGGGCAAAATCCAACTGTATCCACCTGAATTGTACGAAGAAGGCATGGCGATTGTGACGGTGCCAACCACGCGCAACCTGGTGAATGCGGTGAATCCAGCCATCAAGTCGCTGAATTATCTGAACAACATTCTGGCCAAAATTGAAGCGAACAATGCGGGGGTCGAGGAAGCCATCATGTTGAATCAGGAGGGGTTCGTGGCGGAGTGCACGGGCGACAATATATTCATCGTGCGCCAGGGGCATTTGTACACGCCGCCCCTTTCAGCGGGCGCCTTGTACGGCATCACGCGCAACACGGTGCTGGATCTGGCTCGGGAGCGCGGGCTGCCCACTTCCGAGATCAACTTGACCCGGTATGATTTGTACATTGCGGATGAATGTTTCCTGACGGGCACGGGAGCGGAGATCATTCCGGTGACCCGCATTGATGGGCGCGTGATTGGCCAGGGCAAACCGGGGCCGGTGACGCGCGATCTCATTCAACGGTATCATGCCCTGACGCGGGTGTCGGGGGAACCCATCTAGAACTCGGCTGACATGCTTTGCTGCCTTTGTAAAAAGAAACCCGCCACGGTGCACATTACCCAGATTGAGGGTAATAAGATGCAAAAGCTGGACCTGTGCGAGGATTGCGCCAGGGAGCACAAGGTGGATGCGCCCACCAATTTCAAGCTGGCGGACATGCTGTTGGGTTTGGGGGCGGCCGATGAGGTGGGGGAGGCGGCAAGCACCGAGCTGGTGTGTCCGCAATGTGGTTATACGCAGGCTCATTTCAAGAAGCTGGGACGCATGGGATGTGCCGCGTGTTATCAGGTTTTCGGCCCCGCGCTGGAGGACATGTTGCGCACGATGCACCGCGGCGTGCGCCACGTGGGCAAGGTGCCCCGGCGTTTGCAGGGGCCAGCCCAGCCGCCGGTGGATGTTACGGAGCAAATTCGGCAGCTTAACGAACGGCTGGAAAGGGCCGTGGCGCAGGAGGATTACGAGCTGGCCGCGCAGTTGCGGGACGAAATCAAGAGCCTGAAGGCCAAAGCAGGGGGGCGCAAGGTCAAGGAATGAAGCTGCAGGAGTTCCTCAGTCCGGCACCGGAATCCGCCCGCCGTCGCGGGCCGCAGGATCGCATCGTTTCCTCCAGCCGGGTGCGGCTGGCCCGTAATTTGCAGGGGATTCCTTTTCCCCATCACGCCAAGAAACCGGACTGCATTCAGGCGCTGGAGATGATCCAGCCGGCTGTGTTGTCATTGCCTTCGATGACGGGGGCTTTTGCGGAAACCATGGAGGAGCTGACCGCCCTGGAAAAACAGATACTGGTGGAACGTCACCTGATAAGCCGCGAGCATGCCTCCAAAGGCGCGGGCAGCGGCCTGGTTCTGGGTCGCGATGAAACCATTGCGGTGATGATCAACGAGGAGGATCACCTGCGCATGCAGGCTTTGCTGCCGGGGTTGCAACTTCAGAAGGCGTGGGAGATGATTGATCATTTTGACTCCGCCCTGGAGGAACATTTGGATTATGCCTTTGACCGCAAGCTGGGTTACCTCACGGCGTGCCCGACCAATTTGGGCACGGGCATCCGCGTCAGCGCCATGTTGCATTTGCCGGGGCTGGTATTGAATGAGCAAATTGGCCAGATCATTCAATCAGTCAACAAACTCGGGCTGGCTGTTCGGGGATTGTACGGAGAGGGCACAGAGGCGCTGGGCAATGTGTTTCAGGTTTCCAACCAGATGACGTTGGGGGAGGATGAACCCCGGATTCTGGCCCGGCTGGAGAAGGTGATTGCCCAAATCATCATGCACGAGGAAAATGCCCGGGCCGTGCTCATGGAAAAGAAACAAAAGGTGGTGCTCAACCATATTGGACGGGCCTACGGCATTTTGGCGAATGCCCACAGCATTTCTTCCAAGGAAACCATGAATTTGCTTTCCTTGCTGAAGCTGGGCATGGATTTGGGGCTGTTTCCGGGGACGGACCGGGCCTTGGTGGATGAAATGTTCCTGGTCACCCAGCCGGGGCATTTGCAACAACGGCATTCAGAGAAATTGAGCGCGGAAGAGCGGGATATTGTGCGGGCGGACATGCTGCGGGACAGCCTGGCCGGGGTGAAACGCCCCTTGAGCAAGCCGCCTCCGCCGACGACGGGCGCCGCGTAGCCATTGCATCAGCCAGCCGTTGCGGCTCAAGGGGTTAGGGAGAGAAAAAAGAGTTTGCCTCCAAGGGCTTTTAGCTTCATACTAAAAAGCTCGATTGGTTGGATAATAATTGCGTATGAATCTGGAACTTTTCAAAAAGGCTTTGGAAAAGGTTAAGAATCCGAACATTTTGGTCAATGTGGTCTCCAAGCGGGTGAGGCAGCTCAACTCCGTGGGAGCGGCAAGCCGCCCGCTGGTTTCTGATACTGCCAACTTAAGCCCGGTGGATATTGCCTTGCGGGAAATCATCGAAGACAAACTGAGTTACGATCTGCCGCTTTCCACGGAAGTGTTGGTGGGCAGCGGGGCATCCACGCCGCCCGCCACGGGTACGGGCCGACGGCGGCGAAAGAGTTGATGCCGCAGCCTGACCTGGCCAGCCGGTGGCTGGCAATCCCGCCAGAAGGCCGGCCTTCTGGCTTTTTTTATGTCCATCATCCTGACCAATCCGACTGCGCGCAGGGATTACCACATCCTCGAGACCGTTGAGGCGGGGCTGGTGTTGCGCGGGACTGAGGCCAAGTCATTGCGCGCGGGGAGAGGGCAAATCCGCGATGCGTTTGCGCGCATTGAGAACGGGGAGGCCTGGCTGTATAACGCCCACATAGACGAGTACTCTTTTGGCAACCGCCATAATCACGACCCGAAAGCGCGGCGCAAATTGTTGTTGCACAAATCCGAAATTCGCAAGCTCGCCCAGCATGCCGCCGTGAAGGGGCATGCGCTCATTCCGCTGGACCTTCATTGGAAGAAAAACCGGGTCAAAGTCACGTTGGCCCTGGGCAAGGGGAAGGTGCAGTACGACAAGCGCGAAGATTTGAAGCGTCGGGAGGACGAGCGGCAAGCCCGCCGGGCGGTGATGCAGCGGTTGAAGAACCGGTCCTAAAAGAATGCTATATTGGCTCCCATGAGGATTATTCTTACTGGAGCCAGCGGGTTCATCGGAGGGGCGGCACGAAAAGCCCTCCGCGAAGCAGGACACGAAATTATTCCCCTTGTGCGGCGTGCCCCCGGGGAAGGGGAGGCGGCATGGGACCCAGAACAAGGCAAGTTGGACCCCCGAGTATTCGAGGGGGTGGACGCCGTAGTGCATTTGGCCGGACATAATGCGGCCAGCCAAAATCGGTGGACAGAGGCTCATAAGGCCCGGATTATTAACAGCCGGGTTCAGGGGACACGGTTAATCGCCGAAAGAATGGCGGCGGCAAGCTCTCGTCCCCGGGTGTTGGTGTGTGCGTCCGCCACGGGTTACTACGGACATCGGGGGGATGAATGGCTGGAGGAAAGCTCCCCTCCGGGCAAGGGTTTTCTGGCCGGGGGCTGTCAGGCTTGGGAAGCCGCGGCGGACGCGGCCCGAGCGGCTGGTATTCGCGTGGTGCATTTGCGGATTGGAGTGGTCTTGGGGGCGAATGGTGGCGCCCTGGCGCAAATGTTGCCCTGGTTTCGGTGGGGACTGGGCGGCCGGTTGGGAAGTGGCAAGCAATGGTGGAGCTGGATAACACTGGAGGAAGTGGCCCGCGTCATTGGTTTCGCCTTGGAAAACTCCGCGCTTCAAGGTCCGGTCAACACCGTTTCACCTCAGCCGGTGACCAATGCGGAGTTCACCCTTGTTTTGGCCAGAACGCTGCGGCGTCCGGCCTGGGCGCCCGCGCCAGCGTTTTTCCTGCGGGCCTTGTACGGGGAGATGGCCGATGAATTACTCCTGGCCAGCGCGCGCGTGCGGCCGGCGGCCTTGCAACGGGCAGGTTATATCTTTCAGGCGCCAGAGCTGGCGGGGGCGCTGGCAGGCATTCTAGGCAGGCACGCTTGACCCCGCGGCCTGCTCTCGTCATTATCCCGCCCATGCTGGCCAAGGTTTTTTCGGCGGCGGTACAGGGCATTGACGCTTATCCGGTTGAGGTTGAGGTCAATGATGGGTATGGCGACATGATGAACATTGTCATCGTGGGGCTGCCCGATGCTGCCGTGAAAGAGTCGCGCGACCGCGTGATTACCGCCTTGGAGAATTCAGGTTTTCGGCTTTCGCTGGGCAAAGTGACGGTCAATTTGGCGCCTGCCGACATTAAAAAGGAAGGCCCCAGTTTTGATTTGCCGATTGCGGTGGGGATGCTGGCGGCCAGCAGCCAGATTCAGATGGCCCAGCCTGAGGCCTACATGATGGTGGGGGAGCTGGCATTGGATGGCACAGTGAGGCCAGTCAAGGGAGTGCTGCCGATTGCCTTTTGCGCACGGCAGGCGGGCAAGATGGCGCTGTTAACCCCGCCGGAAAATGCCGCTGAAGCCGCCGTGGTGCAGGGTCTGCAGGTCATTCCCGTCCGTAATTTGCGGGAGGCGACTTCCTTTCTTGAGGGACAGGCGGCCATTGCGCCTGTGCAACTGGACGTGGCCAGGCTTTTTGAGCAAACGCATGATGAGGAATTGGACATGGCCGACGTCAAGGGACAGGAGTCGGTCAAGCGCGCCCTGGAAATTGCGGCGGCGGGCGGGCACAACATCTTGCTCATCGGGCCGCCCGGGACAGGCAAATCCATGCTTGCCAAACGGCTGCCGGGCATCCTTCCGCCACTGACTTTGGAGGAAGCCCTGGAAACAACCAAGATTCACAGCATTGTGGGATTGTTGCGTCCGGGACAGGCTCTGGTGACCACGCGGCCGTTTCGTAACCCCCACCATACAGCCAGCGATGCCGGTCTTTTGGGCGGCAATATCAACCCCACGCCCGGGGAAATTTCCCTGGCGCACCATGGGGTGCTGTTTCTGGATGAACTGCCCGAGTTCAAGCGCAGCGTGCTGGAGACCATGCGCCAGCCCATGGAGGAAGGGCGGGTGACGATTTCACGGGCCGCCGGAACGATGACCTTTCCGGCGCAATTCATGTTGGTGGCGGCCATGAATCCCACACCCGATGGGAAGATGCCGGGGGAATCGCGTTGCAGCCCGCGGGAAATCCAGAATTATCTGGGGCGCATCTCCGGGCCACTGTTGGACCGTATTGATTTGCACGTTGAAGTGCCGCAGGTCAAATTCCGGGAAATCACGGCGGCGCGTCCCGGCGAGACTTCGGCAACCATCCGTGCGCGGGTGATGGCGGCGCGGCGGCGGCAGCTTGAGCGATTTCAGGGCCGGGGCATCACTTGCAATGCGCGGATGTCATCGCGTGATTTGAAGAAGCATTGCGTTCTGGACGAAGCCACCTTGGAGCTGTTGAAGCAGGCCATGAATCAAATGAATTTAAGCGCGCGGGCTTATGACCGGATTTTGAAGGTGGGGCGGACGATTGCCGATTTGGAAGGGGCCGAGCAATTGGCGTGGCATCACGTATCGGAAGCGATCAATTATCGCAACTTGGATCGCCAGTTGTGGGGGTAGGCTCTCTCCCCAGGACTCCGAGCGGTGGCAGCCGTCAACCCGCGGGGCGGCCCGCCGCAGCAAGGAATTGAATCTGTTGGCGCGTGCCAGCGCAATTTCCCTTTGACTCAATCGGGGCATGGCTTAACATGAACCCGAAGAACACACACAACAATCTTATGAAATTCGGCATCAATACTTTTTTGTACACGTTTCCATTCACCAATCAGAGCACCAAACTGTTCAAGAAGTTCAAAAAATGGGGCTTCGACGCGGTGGAGATTGCGGTGGACGAGCCGGCCAACATAGACCCGGCGCACATCAAGCGCGAGCTCGAAAAAGCGGGTATTGAGTGCTGTTCTCTGTGTGCCTGCATGGGGCCGGGGCGCGATTTTCGGGGGAGCGAAGCGGACCAGCAGGGGGCGATGACTTATCTGAAAGCGCTGGTGGATCAGGCGGTGGCCATTGGTACCAACCGCGTCATTGGCCCGGTGTATTCGGTGGTGGGCCGCACCGGTCCGTTTGAGCAGGCTGAGTACAAGGCGCAGTGGCAGTTGGTGGTGAAGAATTTGAAGGAACTGTGCCGCTACGCCCAGAGCAAGGGGGTCATGATTTGCATGGAGCCGCTGAACCGGTTTGAGACTAATTTCATCAACACGGTGGATCAGGCCCTCAAGATGGTCAAAGCAGTGGGCAGCCCGGCGTTGAAACTGCACCTGGATACCTTCCACATGAACATCGAGGAGAAGTTCCAAGGGCAGGCCATACGCAAGGCCGGCGCCTTGCTGGGGCATGTGCACGCCTGCGGCAGCGACCGCGGAACGCCCGGCAATGACCACATTGACTGGCAGGACATCGCCAAGGCATTGAAGGCGGTGAAATACGATGGCCCGGTGGTCATTGAATCCTTCACCCAGGACGTCAAGATTATTGCGGCGGCGGCAGCCATCTGGCGTAAAATTGAGCCCAGCCGCGAGGAAATCGCCATCAAGGGCCTCCAATTTCTCAAGAAGACGCTGAAGTAATCGGAGGGGCCCACAGTGAGGCCCATGTCGTATCCCACGAGGGACAGCGGGGAAGCTGTCCCTCCTCTTTTTTAGAACTGGCGGCGATAATGCACGGGCGACTGCTCGCGCAGGCGGGCTGCCGCCTGTTCGGGGGTTAAATCTCGTTGCGGTTCGGCCAGCATTTCGTAACCCACCATGAATTTTTTGATGGTGGCCGAGCGCAACAAGGGCGGGTAGAAATGCGCATGTAACTGCCAGTGGCTGTAATCGCCGTCGGCAAAGGGCGCGCCGTGCCATCCCATGGAGTAGGGGAAGCTGGTTTGGAAAAGGTTGTCGTAGCGGGACAGGCCGCGTTGGAGTATTTCTGCGAGGCTCTGCCGTTCTGCCGGGGTCAAATCTGGCAGCCGCAACACATGCCGGCGCGGCAGCAGCAGCAGTTCAAAGGGCCAGACCGCCCAGTAAGGCACGAGCAATACCCAGTGGGCATTGGCTTCAATGATGCGCCGCTCCTCGGCCAGCTCAACGGCACAGTAATCCACCAGCAGCGGACGTCCCGCGCGTTGAGCAAAGTCCCGTTGCGCTGCGTCTTCCTGTTGGGGCAGTCGGGGCAGGAAACTGCTGGCCCAGATTTGGCCATGAGGATGGGGATTGGAGCAGCCCATCATGGCGCCTTTGTTTTCAAAAATTTGCACCCACGGATAGCGTGTACCCAATTCCGTGGCCTGCTCCGCCCAGAGTTCAACCACCTGACGGATGTCGGCCAGCTCCATTTCGGGCAGCGTGAGATCATGGCGGGGGGAGAAACAGATGACCCGGCATTCGCCCTGGACAGGTTCACAGCGCAGCAACCCCTGGTCCATCCCCCCGGCAGGCGGGGTGTCCGGCAACAGCGCGGAAAAATCGTTGCGGAAGACGAACGTATGGGTATAGGCCGGATTGATGGCGTCACCCGCGCGCCGGTTGCCGGGGCACAGGTAACATTGGGGATCGTAGGCGGGGCGCTGCTCAGGCACCCGGGCTTCCTGCTGGCCCTGCCAGGGGCGTTGAGTGCGGTGAGGGGAAACCAGCACCCATTCGCCGGTGAGGAGGTTAAGCCGCCGGTGGGGGTGTTGCTCGGGATTAAAGTGCATGGGTGAGATATAGGTTGGTTTCCGCTCAAGCCTATGCCAGGGCCGTGGGGCTCAACGCTTCATCCCCGGCAATAAATCGTGAAGCAGGGGGGCATTCTGTCAGGAGGCTATCACCCGCGCTCCATTCGCCGGTCGGGAAACGAAGCAGGAAGGCTGGATGCCGGTGCGTTTGACATAGCCTTGGGTGATTTGGCGGGTTAGTTGTTCCACCCGGGCGGCTTCCACCAATGCCACGGCGCACCCGCCGAATCCACCCCCGGTCATCCGGCAACCGATGACGCCGCCGGATGGGCCTATATTCCGCGCCAATTCCACGACGGTGTCCAATTCCGGGCAGCTCACTTCGTAATCGTCCCGCAATGAATCGTGGCTGGCGTACATTAATTGGCCCACCACTGCCCAGTTGCCTGCCTTGATTTCACGCGCCGCCTGGGTGGTGCGTTCAATTTCGCCAATGACATGGCGTGCGCGGCGGTACACCACCGGGTCCAGGCGGTCTTTGGCGGCCTCCAATTGGGCCAGGGTGGCATCGCGTAGCATGGGTACGCCCAGTACGCGGGCGGCTTCGTAGCATTGCTCGCGGCGTCTGGCGTATCCGCCGCCGGTCAGTTCATGTTTGACGTTGGTGTTGACAATGAGGAAGGACAGTTTGGGATCGTTCATGGGCACCAGCTCGGTTTGGCGTGAGCGGCAGTCGAGCAGGAGCAGATGCCCAGCCTTGCCCATGACGGAAATGAACTGATCCATGATGCCGCAGGGCATCCCGGCATACTCATGCTCGGCTTTCTGGCAAAGCAGCGCCTTCTGCACAGGGTCGAGTTGACGGCTCGTCACGACTTCCAGCAAGGTCGCGGTGGCCACCTCCAGGGAGGCGCTGCTGCTCAGACCACCGCCGAGGGGCACGTCGCTTTCAATAAAAATGTCGAGGGCCGGAAGTTGGATGCCCAAATCCTGGAAGCCGGCAATGACACCGCGCACGTAATTGGCCCAGGCGGGTTCGCCTCTGGCCACCTTGCCGTTGAGCGGGATTTCCACCATCTCCGGTTTTTCCCCACTGCAAAGGCGCAGGCGCATGGCGCCGTTGGAGGCCGGCGCCGCGGCGGCCAGCGTGCAGTTTTCAATGGCCATGGGCAGCACAAACCCGTCGTTGTAGTCCGTGTGCTCCCCAATCACGTTGACGCGGCCAGGCGCGGCAGCCAGCCAGCGGGGCGCCTGGTTGAATTTGACGGTGAACTGTTGCTTTGTTTTCTGAACCAAATGATCAAGCGACATATTAGTTTTGATTATCCTATTTTGAGCCGTCAGGCAAGGACGCAAAAAGGTCTATGTTGCCCTGGACGGCACCATGCTCGTTTGCGTTGCTTTCGCCCGCGGTCATGACTTTGGGGGGGCTAACACGCCGGGCCAAATCTGGCGCAGCGGCAGTTTTGCCTCTCCCGCGATGCACTGCCAACGGCTACTTCTGTTCCACTACCCGCGAGAAGCCGACATCAATGTACTGGCCACCGCCGGTTTGACGGCAGCGGACCGCAATGACGTTGCTGCCCGGTTTTAGAGCTTTAAGCGCGGCGGCGTTGATGGGAAACTCCTCGTAATCGGTGGTGTATCCCGAGGCGGTGGCGGCCAGCACGCCATTGATATAGACTTCCATATCTTCGTCGTGATGCGCCTTGAGGACGATGCCCTGCACGTTGACTTCTGGCAGTTGGAATTCGCGCCGCAGCCAGATGGAGGGCGTATTCCACACGGTGCCAATGATGGATCCAGGCGTGCCTGCGGTGCCGAAGCCTGCTTTGCCTTCGCGCCAGTTACGGTCATCGAAATCCGGCTTCATCCAGTTGTCTGCCGGCCGCTGGGTGGTGAAACGCCAGGTGACCGCCTCGTCCTGAGCGGTGGGCACCACGGTCAGCAGCACGGGGGGCTTGGGCATGGGCGCGAAATTGGCGGCTTTGGTTTTATCGCGCCCGGCATATTTTTGCCATACCGCCTTGTCATAGAGCATTTGCACGAACACCCCGCCCACCACCGGACGCGCGGTGAATCCCACTTTGCGCGCGTTATGGGTGTGGTACCAGTCCGTCATGGGCGAGCGGTCCGGGGTTTCATTCAAGAAAAGCATGATGGGATTGATCAAGGCTTCAAAGTCCTCGCGGTTTTGGGTAAGCGTGGCCGTCCAGGTAATCCAGTCCAACTTGGTGTAGGTGGAGCGGTTGTCCAGGGGCAGGCCATACTTGTTTTGAATCTTGCGGTAAAAGGCCATCTCCTTTTTCAGGACGCTTTCCGGGAAGATGTTGAAGCCCAGGATGCGGTCCCAAATCAGGTTGTATTTCTGGCTCCAGGTGCCGGG
This is a stretch of genomic DNA from Fontisphaera persica. It encodes these proteins:
- a CDS encoding YifB family Mg chelatase-like AAA ATPase, which produces MLAKVFSAAVQGIDAYPVEVEVNDGYGDMMNIVIVGLPDAAVKESRDRVITALENSGFRLSLGKVTVNLAPADIKKEGPSFDLPIAVGMLAASSQIQMAQPEAYMMVGELALDGTVRPVKGVLPIAFCARQAGKMALLTPPENAAEAAVVQGLQVIPVRNLREATSFLEGQAAIAPVQLDVARLFEQTHDEELDMADVKGQESVKRALEIAAAGGHNILLIGPPGTGKSMLAKRLPGILPPLTLEEALETTKIHSIVGLLRPGQALVTTRPFRNPHHTASDAGLLGGNINPTPGEISLAHHGVLFLDELPEFKRSVLETMRQPMEEGRVTISRAAGTMTFPAQFMLVAAMNPTPDGKMPGESRCSPREIQNYLGRISGPLLDRIDLHVEVPQVKFREITAARPGETSATIRARVMAARRRQLERFQGRGITCNARMSSRDLKKHCVLDEATLELLKQAMNQMNLSARAYDRILKVGRTIADLEGAEQLAWHHVSEAINYRNLDRQLWG
- a CDS encoding DNA-directed RNA polymerase subunit omega, which translates into the protein MNLELFKKALEKVKNPNILVNVVSKRVRQLNSVGAASRPLVSDTANLSPVDIALREIIEDKLSYDLPLSTEVLVGSGASTPPATGTGRRRRKS
- a CDS encoding protein arginine kinase; the encoded protein is MKLQEFLSPAPESARRRGPQDRIVSSSRVRLARNLQGIPFPHHAKKPDCIQALEMIQPAVLSLPSMTGAFAETMEELTALEKQILVERHLISREHASKGAGSGLVLGRDETIAVMINEEDHLRMQALLPGLQLQKAWEMIDHFDSALEEHLDYAFDRKLGYLTACPTNLGTGIRVSAMLHLPGLVLNEQIGQIIQSVNKLGLAVRGLYGEGTEALGNVFQVSNQMTLGEDEPRILARLEKVIAQIIMHEENARAVLMEKKQKVVLNHIGRAYGILANAHSISSKETMNLLSLLKLGMDLGLFPGTDRALVDEMFLVTQPGHLQQRHSEKLSAEERDIVRADMLRDSLAGVKRPLSKPPPPTTGAA
- the smpB gene encoding SsrA-binding protein SmpB, producing MSIILTNPTARRDYHILETVEAGLVLRGTEAKSLRAGRGQIRDAFARIENGEAWLYNAHIDEYSFGNRHNHDPKARRKLLLHKSEIRKLAQHAAVKGHALIPLDLHWKKNRVKVTLALGKGKVQYDKREDLKRREDERQARRAVMQRLKNRS
- a CDS encoding tyrosine-type recombinase/integrase, whose amino-acid sequence is MKISEGFPKLLEEGGVTAKIYKGVIKGKYDLFTLAYYQDGRFTKENFGNLDDAIARGKQVVRSLKSGEFDATVMTSQDCKAYLASLENLKPTGVSLESATKEYAAAFAILGGVPVLEAARYYAKRHEEKISPKTVQDVVTEFLAAKEAGMATRIKGKGKTVSERYLYDLRKKLEKVAGHFNGHLISLVTADEINRFVHEIRGVKGRPTDKKDAPAPKPVSGRTKNNYLQAINVLLEFAKKQKYVPRDFAVMDEVDQAEEDEFDIEIFTAEEITRILAAVRPEALPALALGAFAGIRTAEVCRLDWAEVNLESKLIEIKKGKAKTRSRRLVPIADNLALFLKDVAQKSGPVWPHSEPLLFDVMREASRESGVPWKHNALRHSFISYRVAKNKNVNEVAMEAGNSPDMIFKHYRELVTEKAADAWFGVTPAAVKAARAKLDKEKAEAARKAEAERLAKVVPLPKTAAA
- a CDS encoding UvrB/UvrC motif-containing protein, translated to MQKLDLCEDCAREHKVDAPTNFKLADMLLGLGAADEVGEAASTELVCPQCGYTQAHFKKLGRMGCAACYQVFGPALEDMLRTMHRGVRHVGKVPRRLQGPAQPPVDVTEQIRQLNERLERAVAQEDYELAAQLRDEIKSLKAKAGGRKVKE
- a CDS encoding TIGR01777 family oxidoreductase, producing the protein MRIILTGASGFIGGAARKALREAGHEIIPLVRRAPGEGEAAWDPEQGKLDPRVFEGVDAVVHLAGHNAASQNRWTEAHKARIINSRVQGTRLIAERMAAASSRPRVLVCASATGYYGHRGDEWLEESSPPGKGFLAGGCQAWEAAADAARAAGIRVVHLRIGVVLGANGGALAQMLPWFRWGLGGRLGSGKQWWSWITLEEVARVIGFALENSALQGPVNTVSPQPVTNAEFTLVLARTLRRPAWAPAPAFFLRALYGEMADELLLASARVRPAALQRAGYIFQAPELAGALAGILGRHA
- the ilvE gene encoding branched-chain-amino-acid transaminase, translated to MKVYIDGKYYSEKDAKISVFDHGLLYGDGVFEGIRAYHGRVFKLKEHIERLYWSAKAILLDIPLTPAEMTEAVLATCRKNNCRDGYIRLVVTRGVGTLGLNPNRCKRPSVIIIAGKIQLYPPELYEEGMAIVTVPTTRNLVNAVNPAIKSLNYLNNILAKIEANNAGVEEAIMLNQEGFVAECTGDNIFIVRQGHLYTPPLSAGALYGITRNTVLDLARERGLPTSEINLTRYDLYIADECFLTGTGAEIIPVTRIDGRVIGQGKPGPVTRDLIQRYHALTRVSGEPI